The genomic window TGTATGTATCGTTGGTTACATATATAACTCTAGGAAAATTGCCTTGAACAGTTCAAGGAAAAGGGCAGTGAGCTGTGACCTTGATATGCTGTGTCTAGGCTTTGGTAGTGGCTATATCTATAGTTACATATGCACCAAATTTAACTTTCATCCAGTAGGAAGGAAAACAAAACCTTCTTGCAATTGCAGTCAATATCAAACTTTCCCTAAAGCATATAAGCTATGGACAACCTGACAAAATCATATGATTGATAATGAAGGGAAGTTGTGCAATAATAAAGGTAACTTAAACTTTTATTTGACTATTATGCAACTAAAATCTGTCCTGCAGAACGGCCGGtcatatatagtgtgaacccggccttctaGTAGCTTTAATGATCTAACATGCTTTAAAATTTAAAAGCATGTCTGGACCCAGTGAGGCATGCAATCCATTTACTGTCGATTGTTCAGGTAATCATGGGGACGACCATACTGAGACGGTAATACGAGGGGCCTGCTTTCTGATACAATTGGGGTAATGCACATTACCAACCTGCCATAATGATGTCTATGGATACCCAACTTCAGACGGCAAATGTAATCCACACCACGGCGGATTCAGacttaatgacaggtacactttaattcatgtctcacattatatacagtacaaataCAAAACAAGCTACTACATTATTTTCTGCTATTAATTATTAAATAGAATGAAAAAAACTATTTATGCTAAATATcaaacacatacaggatctgtataGCTCTTGCCTACACCCACTCAACAAATGTAATCTAAATACAAAAATAACATTTTTGCATCAATCTTGCAAAGCTCACTACTAAttgaaaaaagttatataaagtaATTCATTAGTATACATTATCTCCAGTGCACCAGAATAATTAAAGAATTAAATCGATAGATCTATAAATCTATACATTTGGGAGAAATTAAGCTACAAATCCGGCAATCCTAGCATTACTGTTCCATAAGAAATTCAAGGAAAGTTTTGGGTAACATGTTTGTATCTTTGTTTAATATTATTTGATGCATGTGGAAATGCTATGAGTATAAGTAAGTCATGACACTACATGGACGTGACACCATAGTGTAAACAGGATAAAGCTTACATTGGGGAACACATATGGAAATCAGTTTTTATATtcagtactttaaaaaaaaaaaaaattcttatagcCTGGAAAGTTCCATAAACATAACCAAAATGAAAGCAACTGCAGGATCTCATAGACTAGACATGTTTAGAAGAAGAGAACCTCTATAAACTGCCTATAAAATGTTATCAGGGCATTGGGTGTACTTTAGTATGTGGCTGCCTTGAAAGGACAAAGTTATATACCCGGTCCACTCCCCATCTACTGCTGGTTTCTCTAGTATCTGCCAGGGTCTTCTATATTACATAAGGTGACATTTGCAGAGGAAATACTTGCTCAGTGGCTGATCTTTATGCTGTCTACACTGAATGGGCATTTCCTGACTATATGGCATGTCATAGGAAGTAGTAAAGAAGAGGGCTGCAGCAGTCAGGAATCTACAAATGGCGGGGGAGCGGGTAGGATAGGTATATTGCTTTGTAATTTTCAACACCCAATTTCCTGACAACCCCTTcaacttgttaaaaaaaatagtatttctcAAGATAATATTGTAAGGGGGAGAAACCAGCAGTCTGCTGACAACAGACAGGGAGAAGAGTTTGTTGGTTACCAACTTGTAGGGGGGACACCAATAACAGCTGTGAAATGACTGACCCGTGATGAGACCAAAGACACCAAACTTTTCTTGTATATCAGCATAGCAAcaaaccaatcagagctgagctttCAACTCCCCAGAGCAGAAATTTGCCAAAATTGGCACCAAAAATGTGTCACATTTAAATCTGTAGAGTTTTACAAAACTGAACCCACACAGTTTGTCACACCAGGGGACAAAATGTTCGCGCATCTCTAATAGTCAATTGCATGGAATACAATGCCATCTGGAGTGTGCTAATGTCTAGGGATTACTTATgcataaaaaaaaggttaaagtgGTTAAGACACCACCCATTATTAAAACTGATCGTAATAACACACTTAATCTTAAAACTTACAAAACATCAAACTGTCTATGTGTAAATCTTCAAAATTGTCTTACCGTTAGTAAATTACATATAGGTAATAAAGAATCTTTTTGAGAATTATTTTCTCTTGTGGAATCCTCAGTGTCGATGAGATTGTCTGTAGGGACGTTCTGCACCGGTTTCAGATAAGCAATTTCATTCTGCTTTGAGTCCAGagtcacacacacatcatatgAGAATGGGAAAGGTAAACttgtatcactgatctcagaaGGACATCCCAGGGTGAACTGAGGATACACATTTCGGCTATATGGTCCAAAAGTTGGTGGTGTCCTTGATTTTCTGCATTTGTAAAAAGTTGTAACTATTATTGTAactatgaaaaaaagagaaatcagaGCTATGCACACTAGTAAGTAGAATGTTAAATTGGATGCAGAATCTGAATTGCTTTGCTTTGGTTTCACTTCTGGGACAACCTGTTGAAAGCTTTCAGCAACAACAAAGCTCAAAGTGACTGTAGATGACAGAGACGGGACTCCATTATCCTTTACTAGAACAACAACTTTTTGTCTTAAAGACTCTATATCTGGTAGATCTCGTCCAATCCTGATTTCTCCAGTATATTGGCCAATAGTGAATAAGGATGGTTCTTGAACTTGTATTAAGTGATAGGAGAGCCAGGCGTTGTGTCCAGAGTCAGCGTCCACTGCTATCACTTTGGTGACTAGATAACCTTTCTCAGCAGAGTGAGGAATAAACTCAAATAATGCTGATCCCTCAGTGTCTGCTGATGGGTAGAGGATCTTAGGAGCATTATCATTCTTATCAATGATACATATCCTCACTGTGACATTACTGCTTAGAGGAGGAGATCCACTGTCTTTAGCCATCACCTGGAACTGAAATTCCCGCAGCTGTTCATAGTCAAGTGATCTCTGGGCATAGAGAACCCCAGTCATTGAGTTTATGGAGACATAGGGTGTAACAGGAATATTATCTACAGTATTACTTAGAACAGAGTAGATAAGTTTAGCATTTTCATCAATATCATAATCTGATGCATGGATACTATGTATTGACATCCCGTGAATATTATTCTCTTGTACATAGACAACATAgttgtttttttcaaaaatgggAATATTGTCATTAACATCAGAAATAGTCAATTGAATCGTGTTGTTGGAGGATAATTGAGGAGACCCATTATCCATAGCTCTAATTGTTATGTTATAGAATGGCCTTGTCTCTCTATCAACATAAGTCCTAGTCACTAACTTATAGTAATTGGTGGATGATGATATCAGTTGAAAGGGTAAATCTTCAGAGATTTCACAGATAACCTCACCATTCTGTTCACTGTCTAGGTCATGAACATTTATTAAAGCTATTATAGTATCAGGTGGGCAGTCCTCAGGAATCCTATCCTGTAGTGATGTGATTGTTACTTCAGGGGCATTGTCATTTATATCAATAATGTGGATTAAGATTTTGCAGTGAGTTTCAAGGCCTCCACCATCTTTAGCCTCTATAGTTAGTTCATATCTTTCCCTCAACTCATAGTCTATATTTCCGATTACTGTAATTTTTCCATTTTCTGGATCAATACTAAATACTGAATATATAATTTCAGGAATGTCACGAAAAGAATAAGTTATTTGTGCATTCAAGCCTTCATCTTCATCCACTGCATTCAGCTGGAGAACCAGAAATCCAACAGGAACATTTTCATTTACGCTAACTTCAAATGTATCTTTACTAAATTTTGGGAAATTATCGTTCACATCATGCACCTTAATCTTTATAAAAGCAGTTCCGGTGTTAGGAGGTTGTCCTCCATCCAAGGCTGTTAAAATTAATTCATAAGTACTTTGCCTCTCTCTGTCAATATTTTTTTCCAGAATCAGCTCGGGAAATTTAATTCCATCTTTGGTCGTCTTTATTCCCAATGAGAAATATTCATTGTTGTTGATATTATAGTCCTGTACAGAATTTGTACCAATATCGAGATCGTGTGCATGCCCCAATGCTAGATGTACTCCAGGTAAAGCCGACTCGCTTATAACCACATCAAAAGTATTCTTTGAAAAACTTGGCGAATTATCATTGACATCTTGAATTTCGACTTTAATTGAATATAAATGTAAAGGATTTTCAATCACGGCTTCAAAGCTTATTAAACAGCTTTGTTTTAGATCACAGATTCTTTCTCTATCTATTCTTTCTGCAACATACAAGTCCCCAGATTCTAAATTTACATTAAAATATTGTGCTTTGCCTCTCGAGACAACGTGAAATTTTCTGAATGATAATTCATTTATGGTAAGCCCTAGATCTTTTGCTATATTTCCTACAGTTGATCCCTGTTTCATTTCTTCTGGTATGGAATAATGTAGCTGTGCACAGATGAGGTCAGATATAAAGGAAATAATGAAGAATGATACCTGCCATTTCATTGTCCTTTTGCCTCCATTACCATTCTTCTCATCCATAGCTGATATACAGTATCTCTGGTTTGCTGCTTTGCTTCTCCTAGAAAATCTCGGGTAGGTGATATATAATTGCAAATAACATTCCCAGTTTTCTGCCTTTTTGGTAAAATAATCCAAGATGTTGGAGAATGAGGAAATATTTTTTCTGCCTTGCCCTCCCGATTTCTTCTATTGTATTGTAGTAAAACACAGGAGCTCTGCATTCTGAGCTAGAATTTGCAGGTGGATAGTGGCACTTAGAGTCTACATGAGGAACTGCAGCGATTTCTGGCACTACATGTATTTAGCAATATGGTGTTTTAGAAATCTCTCAGTGTAAGGTACACAGCTAGTCTGTAGATTTTAGCAAAATTAAAAATAACTAGGATACCTTTGGTTGAAatgaataaaagaaagaaaatatattcaagtaaaaaatatattaatttgtTTTAAGCCATAAAGTATTCAATTCAAATGACAACTAGCAGCAAACTATGACACATAGATTGATAGAGCTAGAGTTAATAAATCTTTGCCTATTGTTCTCAAACACCATCTGACTGCTCTTCTTCACATTTTtgtttatcattagagatgagcgagtagtgaaatattcgactttcgagaattcaaatcgagtaggcaccgagattcgactattcgaacaaattctcgatcccattatagtctatagcaAGAAAATTCtcagcacttggaaatccaaattcgaccacttggaggtcaccaagtcccacatgaaacctccctaaacgatgccaacacctccggaatgacactgtgacatcagggggagcatgcctgggtgcattcaacaccccaaaatcgcagtataatgccactgtcTGCAGTtgtgaatgaaaaatatttgcgaatgctttacgaacgtttacagcaatgttcacatatttccttcgtatttcttgcgcagcgttacatacatgattccaatgtgcgtccgtagagtgtCATGTGATTCACGCGTATCACGAATTAAGCTGTATgaacgctaggccgcagcagagcagagattggcacactgggtatcacgtgccttttactgggcaactggcacactgggtatcacgtgccttttactgggcaactggcacactgggtatcacgtgccttttactgggtaactggcacactgggtatcacgtgccttttactgggtaactggcacactgggtatcacgtgccttttactgggtaactggcacactaggtatcacgtgcctttaactgggcaactggcacactgggtatcacgtgccttttactgggcaactggcacactgggtatcacatgccttttactgggtaattggcacactaggtatcatgtgcctttaactgggcaactggcacactgggtatcacttgccttttactgggcaactggcacactgggtatcacatgccatttactgggtaactggcacactagtgggtatcacgtgccttttactgggtaactggcacaatacgtatcacgtgcctttaactgggtaacaggcacaataggtataatgttaacgtgcccttagtgggctaaaccagggacactataagtcaattgtacacagggtactggaataaaTACAGCTGATGCTGATgatgctgctactgctgctgcgatctatttcttagcacttcTCAGTGGATGCAGAGATGaatttttcgctggatattagccctgaaaaggacttttgggttcagtagtaagcctgcctagccaaaacgctattaaaacctatctctccctgctcgaggaACTCTGCCtcactaggttgaaagcgcatctgcggtcgagaggcgggaggcttgtatttaagatttgaggtcatgtggttcagctatccaatgagggtatacGCTGTTTTCACGCTGATtccgtactcccagggtccctcacgtccttcctgcatggtgattggattaaaaaaagtgccaagtgcgatgggagggctttcaaatgtttgccACGTATTCGGCAAACCACTCGTttgtattcgaatctttcgaataccgcaatattcgatcaaatacctactcgatcgaatcgtatttgctcatccctatttaTCATCCAAATTGTTCTTTCAGCTAAAGTTCCTACACATTACAAAAAAAGTCTGTGGAATCGACATAGTATCTGATTAATGTCTTCCATGCAGATTAGAGTCAGCCTCTCCTGCTGAAATTGGTGAGTTTTTGAGTAGGTCACTGAACAACACAAGACTGGTGGAGCCCTGACATTGGCACccaccctgctgtccctgcctacttgccttaacTACCCTAGGCAGCATTGGACCACTGGGTGGCAGTCTAAATTAAATAAGTGAACACggaacaagacaaacagacaaataACACAATAGATCAGGGTCAAAACACACATCAGCAAGGCAGTAAAAAATTGTGTACAgaatcaaagtcagaagtcaaagccagaaggTCAAAATGCCAGGAAATAAATGCAGGAACAAATACTAGGTCAAAAGGGAacgctctatcgcaggcaaggaatgaACACAAGTGCAGGATACTTATAGGACCAGAATTCCCGGCCCAGATCATGTCAAGCAGCTGACTGGTGGTATCAGCCGTCTGTCATCCTGATTACAACACCTAATGCAGATCGGTCGGGGTTGGAGAGGCCCCGGTTGCAGCTACATCAGAAGGAAGCCCAGCAGCGCCCCTAGTAAGCAGCTGGGCCGGTCGCCATGGATGCCATTGATGCGCTCCCTGCACCCGGCCAGGCCGGGTGTCAGGGATGCCGTCGGCAGAGGGCCGATCGCATGCTCCGCCAGCAGTGGGGGCCTGGCGTGCGGATAACTTTCTAAAAGTCTCCTTTTCCTACTTAAAACACAGGTACAAATGGCTGAGTCAGGTATGGGAGATTTAGGAGGAATAGCTCTCATAAGAGTGAGGGATCAGCtttcagctattgaaggtgtatgagtaCATTAACTTGCAAAATTTGTTTTAACACTCTTTTctgggggcatatactgtattatGCATTTTCTCTCAAGAACTGCACGTTACCTAATGGAAAAGGTACATTGTTAGTGCACACACTATCTGCTCTCAATTCAGTTGTGTCAATCCTTACCTTTCCTTCAAATATCAGCACCATACACACCCTCAGACTACAAAA from Dendropsophus ebraccatus isolate aDenEbr1 chromosome 1, aDenEbr1.pat, whole genome shotgun sequence includes these protein-coding regions:
- the LOC138778228 gene encoding protocadherin gamma-B1-like; the encoded protein is MDEKNGNGGKRTMKWQVSFFIISFISDLICAQLHYSIPEEMKQGSTVGNIAKDLGLTINELSFRKFHVVSRGKAQYFNVNLESGDLYVAERIDRERICDLKQSCLISFEAVIENPLHLYSIKVEIQDVNDNSPSFSKNTFDVVISESALPGVHLALGHAHDLDIGTNSVQDYNINNNEYFSLGIKTTKDGIKFPELILEKNIDRERQSTYELILTALDGGQPPNTGTAFIKIKVHDVNDNFPKFSKDTFEVSVNENVPVGFLVLQLNAVDEDEGLNAQITYSFRDIPEIIYSVFSIDPENGKITVIGNIDYELRERYELTIEAKDGGGLETHCKILIHIIDINDNAPEVTITSLQDRIPEDCPPDTIIALINVHDLDSEQNGEVICEISEDLPFQLISSSTNYYKLVTRTYVDRETRPFYNITIRAMDNGSPQLSSNNTIQLTISDVNDNIPIFEKNNYVVYVQENNIHGMSIHSIHASDYDIDENAKLIYSVLSNTVDNIPVTPYVSINSMTGVLYAQRSLDYEQLREFQFQVMAKDSGSPPLSSNVTVRICIIDKNDNAPKILYPSADTEGSALFEFIPHSAEKGYLVTKVIAVDADSGHNAWLSYHLIQVQEPSLFTIGQYTGEIRIGRDLPDIESLRQKVVVLVKDNGVPSLSSTVTLSFVVAESFQQVVPEVKPKQSNSDSASNLTFYLLVCIALISLFFIVTIIVTTFYKCRKSRTPPTFGPYSRNVYPQFTLGCPSEISDTSLPFPFSYDVCVTLDSKQNEIAYLKPVQNVPTDNLIDTEDSTRENNSQKDSLLPICNLLTVRQF